One Fusarium oxysporum f. sp. lycopersici 4287 chromosome 8, whole genome shotgun sequence genomic region harbors:
- a CDS encoding 50S ribosomal protein L21e — MGHSYGKRAGTRYAFSRDFRKKGMIALNTYLRQYRVGDIVDIKANGAVQKGMPFKVYHGKTGVIYNVTKSAVGVIIYKQVKHRYIEKRINVRIEHIQQSRSREDFLKRVKANAEAKKEAKANGTVVQVKRQPAGPREAHTLSLADNPPQTVTPLPYETTI; from the exons ATGGGTCACTCCTACGGAAAGAGAGCGGGCACCCGC TATGCCTTCAGCCGGGACTTCCGCAAGAAGGGTATGATTGCCCTGAACACCTATCTCCGACAGTACCGCGTTGGTGATATCGTCGACATCAAGGCGAACGGTGCCGTCCAGAAGGG TATGCCCTTCAAGGTGTACCACGGCAAGACTGGTGTCATCTACAACGTCACCAAGTCTGCTGTCGGTGTCATCATCTACAAGCAGGTGAAGCACCGATACATCGAGAAGCGAATCAACGTCCGAATCGAGCACATCCAGCAATCCCGATCTCGTGAGGACTTCCTCAAGCGAGTCAAGGCCAAcgccgaggccaagaaggaggccaaggccaacGGTACCGTCGTCCAGGTCAAGCGTCAGCCCGCTGGACCCCGTGAGGCTCACACACTGTCGCTCGCCGACAACCCTCCTCAGACCGTCACTCCTCTTCCCTACGAGACTACGATCtaa
- a CDS encoding 40S ribosomal protein S9, with product MPPRAHSKTSRVPRRPFESARLDSELKLVGEYGLRNKREVWRVGLTLSKIRRAARQLLTLDEKDPKRLFEGNALIRRLVRVGVLDESRMKLDYVLALKIEDFLERRLQTCVWKLGLAKSIHHARVLIRQRHIRVGKQIVNVPSFIVRLDSQKHIDFALTSPFGGGRPGRVRRKKAAAAAGGEGGEDEEDEE from the exons ATGCCTCCCCGCGCCCACTCCAAGACCTCCCGTGTCCCCCGCCGACCCTTCGAGTCTGCCCGACT TGACTCCGAGTTGAAGCTCGTTGGCGAGTATGGCCTGCGCAACAAGCGTGAGGTCTGGCGAGTCGGTCTGACTCTGTCCAAGATCCGTCGTGCTGCCCG TCAGCTTCTTACCCTCGACGAGAAGGACCCCAAGCGTCTCTTCGAAGGCAATGCCCTCATTCGACGTCTCGTCCGTGTCGGTGTCCTTGACGAGTCCCGCATGAAGCTCGATTACGTCCTGGCTCTTAAGATCGAGGATTTCCTTGAGCGCCGTCTCCAGACCTGTGTCTGGAAGCTCGGTCTTGCCAAGTCTATCCACCACGCCCGTGTTCTGATCCGCCAGCGTCACATCCGAGTCGGAAAGCAGATCGTCAACGTTCCCTCTTTCATCGTCCGTCTCGACTCCCAGAAGCACATCGACTTTGCTCTTACCTCGCCCTTCGGTGGTGGCCGTCCCGGCCGTGTCCGCAGAAAGAAGGCCGCCGCCGCTGCTGGCGGTGAGGGTGgtgaggacgaggaggacgaggagtAA